The Corylus avellana chromosome ca11, CavTom2PMs-1.0 genome contains the following window.
agaCAGCACCAAATCCACCCAGGGAAACAAATGTAAGAAGCTTTAGGTTGGTAGCAATCATGCTGACAAAGAAAATTCTGAATGCTCAATCCCTTACCTTCCTCTCAGGGCTGCAAATCGTTCAGCCAAAACATCATAGTCTGGCAGCTTAGGATGCACATGCCGAGCCGGCTGAAAAGAAGCAGCACGAGAAAGCACTTTGGTTGCCTGTGATTGACTTGTATGTTCATGGGGTAGAGAAACTGACCGGGGCGGAGGAGGAACCATCTCTGACATCTCATCAGGCCCACCTCTGCTATTCTGTGGGGATTCACCCGCATTAGCCCCCATGTGATCTGCATGACGAGTTTTAGATTTTCCTCTCACCATTGCTGGTTCATAGGGTGATGGTTTCTTACTATACTTCATCAACAGTTTATCCAATTTCCTTTCCTCTTCATCATCCTTGTAGTGTTCATCATCAAATAGAACTTGCAACCCACGTCTTGAGTTATCCCTTTCCTTGCTTCTTGATTTCCTTGTAACAACTCCTGTTTCTTCAAAATAGCCAGCATCATTGTTATTGTGATGTGATTTTGATCGTCTCCTTCGGGTTGATCTTGGTTTTGGTGTGGAGTTCCCGGTTATATCATCTTGATAGAAATGATCTTTCTCTTGACCATGACCATTCACTCTAGCAAGTCCAACAACCTGCCTCTCATAATCAGAGTGGTTCGATCCTATTTGGATCCTCTCAGAAGTACTACCAACATTGGCTCTCTTGAGTATTGAGGGTTCCACAAGGGCTACATTACTATCAAAACCAGCCGGTGAAGATCCTAAATCGGATCTAGATTTGCTAGCCTTGGGTTTAACATTAGGCTTAACATAAGGAGGAGGGAGGGCATTCCTGTAGTAGGGCTTCTCCTTATGTATTATATCCTCCTCGACCTTCCCCACTAAGTTCGTAATATTATGTTGAATGACAAGATTATTACCAGCCAATGGTTCTTTACAATTGCCCTTCGACTGCAGTCCTGCACAACTAGGAGCAAATTCAGGCTTTCCATGAAGTAAGGATCCTGCGTAGTCACTTACAGGGGCAGTATTCTCTCTACAAACAGGCAACCTAGATCCATCATCAATGCATTCCAGACCTTTTCCTCGAGATGAACTGCGAGATCTAGCTGACTTTGGAGTGGCATCTCCCTTCCAATTCCATGCATCGTGCTTGTCATCAGCAAATTCTTGCCTTCCTTG
Protein-coding sequences here:
- the LOC132166081 gene encoding uncharacterized protein LOC132166081 — protein: MLDGLLSRGFASKCKSLIKTTKTRIDVIRRKRKATEKYLKKDIADLLANGLDINAYGRADGLLVELTLSSCYDFVEHSCDFVLNHLSMMQKQRECPEDCRAAVSSLMFAAARFSDLPELRDLRQIFQERYENSLELSVNQKFVENLASKTSTLERKVQLMQDIALEFSIMWDSRAFEMRMSKPSTYAQEQPKIYGSFNVTGDKNKSSSGMGTIPRGEKPDVSLKERLELTNDGHRLYNGQEGTVSKRELDNRSRHEFSDKGYKARNGREGTVSKKDGHDISSQGRQEFADDKHDAWNWKGDATPKSARSRSSSRGKGLECIDDGSRLPVCRENTAPVSDYAGSLLHGKPEFAPSCAGLQSKGNCKEPLAGNNLVIQHNITNLVGKVEEDIIHKEKPYYRNALPPPYVKPNVKPKASKSRSDLGSSPAGFDSNVALVEPSILKRANVGSTSERIQIGSNHSDYERQVVGLARVNGHGQEKDHFYQDDITGNSTPKPRSTRRRRSKSHHNNNDAGYFEETGVVTRKSRSKERDNSRRGLQVLFDDEHYKDDEEERKLDKLLMKYSKKPSPYEPAMVRGKSKTRHADHMGANAGESPQNSRGGPDEMSEMVPPPPRSVSLPHEHTSQSQATKVLSRAASFQPARHVHPKLPDYDVLAERFAALRGR